The following are encoded together in the Clostridia bacterium genome:
- a CDS encoding ubiquinone biosynthesis protein COQ7, producing MPNFGSPFSGNVDRKISKEELIQAIRLDIAGEIEAIFTYDSHVQATEDTVAKKVIGDIRDEEKAHVGELMALLRILDPKEAEFFEEGQQEVRELLEKEK from the coding sequence ATGCCCAATTTTGGGAGCCCATTCAGCGGAAACGTGGACCGCAAGATTTCCAAGGAAGAGCTTATACAAGCAATTCGTCTTGATATTGCCGGGGAAATCGAAGCAATATTCACATATGACTCTCATGTGCAAGCCACTGAGGACACTGTAGCAAAGAAGGTTATAGGAGATATTAGGGATGAAGAGAAGGCTCACGTGGGAGAGCTCATGGCACTTCTAAGGATTCTCGATCCTAAAGAAGCCGAATTTTTTGAAGAAGGTCAGCAGGAAGTGAGAGAGCTTCTTGAAAAAGAAAAATAA
- a CDS encoding ferritin-like domain-containing protein — MYSYMTYNVAPAQLMKAMKGETEAGKYYKRLMDMVPNEKETDIIEHFFEDETKHFSKFRMLFKMITGKEPEISDVKSPDFSNYIEGLEQAILDELEAYEFYRDIYLANNNPIVRDVFFEALTDESEHAAHLNYLYTKNKDR; from the coding sequence ATGTATAGCTATATGACCTATAATGTGGCTCCCGCACAGCTAATGAAGGCTATGAAGGGAGAAACGGAGGCTGGGAAATATTATAAGAGGCTTATGGATATGGTGCCAAATGAAAAGGAGACGGATATAATCGAACATTTTTTTGAAGATGAAACAAAGCATTTCTCAAAGTTTAGAATGCTCTTCAAAATGATAACAGGAAAGGAACCTGAGATCAGTGATGTAAAGTCACCTGACTTCAGCAATTATATTGAGGGGTTGGAACAGGCCATTCTTGATGAGCTGGAGGCCTATGAATTCTATAGAGACATATATCTGGCCAATAATAATCCGATTGTCAGGGATGTGTTTTTTGAAGCATTGACTGATGAAAGTGAGCATGCTGCACACCTGAATTATCTTTACACAAAGAATAAGGATAGATAA